A genomic segment from Euleptes europaea isolate rEulEur1 chromosome 17, rEulEur1.hap1, whole genome shotgun sequence encodes:
- the PDCD2L gene encoding programmed cell death protein 2-like: MIIYFSDNSFILRLFPWRFCYSPPFSSQNNSLSYKSQRALPSACGRLSLLARLTHVGCDGRKVPSWGFPLRTCASCPMSASRPPPVLLGLCDAAVPAAAASSCQSRLRFQGVASKLGGAPDHVPLVTLARPFCGICRAGLMHVVQLYCPLEGSPFHRVLSVFACAMKSCWGKSESWKVLRSQYLEVQGKEMQDCKPKQKQESLVVAKDWCDGADDWGEDSDVALSQDTCCPSPGLLAASDPFPGEGDCASRLQGLSLQEASGISHLSCSDNPTGEEQNVPMWQPYYISAVEEEDCLAYNDTDHAQKLLKEYQQREGVDLEQLMSESNMAESCGEKYEKSDVEKRGEVFHKFMKRIAPCQEQILRYSWGGQPLLITRPSTDIKAVVPPCGNCQSKRIFEFQLMPALVSVLKCGDEDLSVEFGTALVYTCEKSCWPTNHSAPLEEFIFVQEDPDQKLFK; this comes from the exons AtgattatttatttttcagacaATTCCTTCATCTTGCGGTTGTTTCCGTGGCGCTTTTGCTACTCACCGCCCTTCTCCAGCCAAAACAACTCCCTTTCTTACAAGAGCCAGCGAGCGCTTCCCTCCGCCTGCGGGCGCTTGTCCCTCCTCGCCCGCCTTACCCACGTGGGCTGTGACGGCCGTAAGGTTCCTTCCTGGGGATTCCCCTTGCGCACGTGTGCGTCATGCCCGATGTCTGCCTCCCGGCCACCTCCGGTGCTTCTGGGCTTGTGCGATGCCGCCGTCCCCGCCGCCGCTGCCAGCTCCTGCCAGAGCCGCCTTCGGTTCCAGGGAGTGGCGAGCAAGCTGGGCGGAGCTCCG GATCATGTCCCTTTGGTTACTTTGGCTCGGCCTTTCTGTGGGATTTGCAGGGCTGGTTTGATGCATGTTGTGCAGCTGTATTGCCCTCTTGAAGGCTCCCCATTCCATCGTGTCCTTAGTGTGTTTGCCTGTGCAATGAAAAGCTGCTGGGGGAAATCCGAAAG CTGGAAGGTATTACGGTCCCAATATTTGGAAGTGCAAGGAAAAGAAATGCAAGACTGCAAACCAAAGCAG AAGCAAGAAAGTCTGGTTGTGGCCAAGGATTGGTGTGATGGAGCGGATGACTGGGGAGAAGACAGTGACGTGGCCTTGTCTCAGGACACGTGCTGCCCAAGCCCTGGCTTGCTTGCAGCGTCAGATCCCTTCCCCGGAGAAGGAGACTGTGCATCTCGGTTGCAAGGTCTTAGCCTGCAAGAAGCCTCAGGAATCTCCCATCTCTCATGCTCCGATAATCCAACTGGGGAAGAGCAAAATGTTCCcatgtggcaaccctactacatcaGCGCTGTGGAGGAAGAAGATTGCCTTGCCTACAATGATACGGATCACGCCCAAAAACTTTTGAAGGAGTATCAGCAGAGGGAGGGTGTTGATTTGGAACAGTTGATGTCAGAAAG CAACATGGCTGAGAGTTGTGGCGAGAAATACGAGAAGAGTGATGTTGAAAAGAGAGGCGAGGTGTTCCACAAGTTTATGAAAAGGATCGCTCCTTGTCAAGAACAGATCTTAAG GTATTCCTGGGGTGGCCAGCCTTTACTTATAACCCGCCCCTCGACAGACATCAAGGCTGTTGTCCCGCCCTGCGGGAACTGCCAAAGCAAGAGAATCTTTGAATTTCAGCTTATGCCCGCTCTGGTCAGCGTGCTGAAGTGTGGAGATGAAG ATCTGTCAGTGGAGTTTGGAACAGCACTGGTATACACGTGTGAGAAGAGCTGCTGGCCAACTAACCATTCAGCGCCCCTAGAAGAATTTATTTTTGTACAAGAAGATCCAGATCAGAAGCTATTTAAATAG
- the LOC130489139 gene encoding fatty acyl-CoA hydrolase precursor, medium chain-like — MSNRKRVLLVLLIFAAWVAEGHDPAPPEVLTKYGRLRGQRVKVSAAERDVNVFLGIPYAKPPVGDLRFAPPIQAEPWSGHRDATSYPAMCLQDPVVGQALSDAFTTRTEKVSLTVSEDCLYLNVYTVANSDTKPKLPVMVWIHGGGLLLGAASTYDGALLAASEDVVVVTIQYRLGILGFFSSGDAIARGNWGHLDQVAALQWVQENIAEFGGYPGSVTIFGESAGGFSTCALVVSPLAKDLFHKAISESGVCLLDGLIDPHPENLAKKIAESAGCKTSSSSEMVHCLRGKTEDEILQATLKMDFTRFHVDREEEKHTLFSNAVVDGVFFPKPPKDLLAAKKTNNVPYIIGVNNHESGWIIPNMLQFPDLTRGLDKATVNKMIRGLEQFTNVDPKHAHIIADEYLKDTEDPIQLRDQLLDMLGDVVFVAPSIQTARYHRDAGYPTYVYEFQHRPSLHGVLKPDFVKADHGDEIVFVFGRPFLGDDSNEEERNLSKTVMKYWANFARTGNPNGDGLPTWPKYDQKEQYLEIGLKQKVAKKLKEEQVAFWTKILPEKIAQSKRTRAEL; from the exons GTCATGATCCTGCTCCTCCAGAAGTGCTTACAAAATATGGGAGGCTTCGAGGCCAGAGGGTCAAAGTCAGCGCTGCAGAAAGAGACGTGAATGTTTTCCTTGGAATTCCTTATGCAAAGCCACCAGTTGGGGACTTGCGGTTTGCCCCACCAATACAGGCTGAACCGTGGAGTGGTCATAGAGATGCAACATCCTACCCAGCTAT GTGTCTGCAGGATCCAGTGGTCGGACAAGCTCTGTCGGATGCTTTTACTACCAGAACGGAAAAGGTCTCTTTGACTGTTTCTGAGGACTGCTTGTATTTAAATGTCTACACAGTGGCTAATTCGGACACGAAACCAAAGTTACCG GTGATGGTTTGGATCCATGGAGGAGGGTTATTGTTGGGTGCGGCGTCCACATATGACGGGGCACTGTTGGCGGCTTCTGAAGATGTGGTGGTTGTCACAATTCAATATCGGTTGGGCATCCTTGGTTTTTTCAG TTCTGGTGATGCAATAGCCCGTGGAAACTGGGGTCATCTTGATCAAGTGGCAGCTCTCCAGTGGGTTCAAGAGAACATTGCAGAGTTTGGAGGTTATCCAGGCTCAGTTACTATATTTGGCGAATCTGCAGGTGGATTCAGCACTTGTGCCCTG gtCGTCTCTCCGCTGGCAAAGGACTTGTTCCATAAAGCCATCTCTGAAAGCGGCGTCTGTCTCTTGGATGGTCTCATAGACCCCCATCCCGAAAATCTAGCTAAG AAAATCGCAGAATCTGCCGGCTGTAAGACATCAAGCTCAAGCGAGATGGTTCATTGTCTCAGGGGGAAGACCGAAGATGAAATTTTGCAGGCTACTCTCAAGATG GATTTCACCAGATTCCATGtggacagagaagaagaaaaa caCACTTTGTTTTCCAATGCAGTTGTCGATGGTGTGTTTTTCCCCAAACCACCCAAGGATCTCTTAGCAGCCAAAAAAACCAATAATGTACCCTACATAATTGGAGTCAATAACCATGAGTCTGGATGGATAATTCCAAAT ATGCTGCAGTTTCCAGATCTCACAAGGGGCCTAGACAAAGCAACAGTAAATAAAATGATCCGCGGCTTAGAACAATTCACG AATGTTGACCCCAAACATGCTCACATCATTGCTGATGAATATCTGAAGGATACTGAGGACCCCATACAACTCCGGGACCAACTTCTTGATATGCTGGGAGATGTGGTCTTCGTTGCTCCCAGCATTCAAACAGCGAGGTACCACAGAG ACGCAGGATATCCAACCTACGTGTATGAATTCCAGCATCGGCCAAGTTTGCATGGAGTTCTTAAGCCAGACTTCGTTAAAGCAGATCATGGTGATGAAATTGTCTTTGTCTTTGGGAGGCCCTTTTTAGGAG ATGATTCTAATGAAGAAGAGAGAAACCTTAGCAAAACAGTTATGAAATACTGGGCTAATTTTGCTCGTACTGG GAACCCTAACGGTGATGGTCTGCCGACCTGGCCCAAGTATGACCAGAAGGAGCAATACCTGGAAATTGGCTTAAAGCAAAAGGTGGCGAAGAAGCTAAAAGAGGAGCAAGTTGCCTTCTGGACCAAGATCTTGCCTGAAAAAATAGCTCAAAGCAAAAGAACACGAGCAGAGTTATAA